From a region of the Mycolicibacterium sp. MU0050 genome:
- a CDS encoding superoxide dismutase, which produces MTDYTLPELDYDYGALEPHISGQINEIHHSKHHATYVKGLNSAIEQLAEAREKDDHAAIFLHEKNLAFHLGGHVNHTIWWKNLSPNGGDKPTGELAAAIDDAFGSFDKFRAQFTAAANGLQGSGWAVLGLDTLGNKLLTFQLYDQQANVPLGIIPLLQVDMWEHAYYLQYKNVKADYVKAFWNVVNWADVQARFEAATAKGAGLIF; this is translated from the coding sequence ATGACCGACTACACGCTGCCCGAATTGGATTACGACTACGGTGCGCTCGAGCCCCATATCTCGGGCCAAATCAACGAGATTCATCACAGCAAACACCACGCGACCTACGTCAAGGGCCTCAACAGCGCGATCGAGCAACTGGCCGAAGCCCGGGAAAAGGACGACCACGCGGCGATCTTCCTGCACGAGAAGAACCTGGCGTTCCACCTCGGCGGCCACGTGAACCACACCATCTGGTGGAAGAACCTCTCCCCCAACGGCGGCGACAAGCCCACCGGCGAGCTGGCCGCCGCCATCGACGACGCGTTCGGGTCGTTCGACAAGTTCCGCGCGCAGTTCACCGCAGCCGCCAACGGCCTGCAGGGCTCCGGCTGGGCGGTCCTGGGACTCGACACCCTGGGCAACAAACTGCTGACCTTCCAGCTCTACGACCAGCAGGCCAACGTTCCGCTCGGGATCATCCCGTTGCTGCAGGTCGACATGTGGGAGCACGCCTACTACCTGCAGTACAAGAACGTCAAGGCCGACTACGTGAAGGCCTTCTGGAACGTGGTGAACTGGGCCGACGTCCAGGCCCGGTTCGAGGCCGCGACGGCCAAAGGTGCCGGCCTGATCTTCTGA
- a CDS encoding PP2C family protein-serine/threonine phosphatase: protein MRRWDDAGFAPAPVDDTRHHHLSLLLVEDDPGDALLVEELVSDALTEATVIWVPSMAEAERRLAASRPDCVLLDMNLPDTMGNTALKRMAALDPTLPIVVLTGLADEHFGMSAVASGAQDYLVKGRVEPEMLRRAVLYAVERKRAEWTAVELHASELRERENARLERGLLPSPLLQEDSGVDIVARYRPSRENALVGGDFYDFVQTPDGTVHVMVGDVAGHGPDEAALGVALRIAWRALTFAGLRGTDRMRELNRILQVERAGTGIFATVMSLAIPPEGPLITAVRAGHPGMLLHHRGTVDWVMPPGAPALGVHTGDWPADRVELPAGAGLVLLTDGLFEGHAGRGTARLGEDGLLALARSVAHLPGDQFIDALIEGAENRAIEHGGITDDIAVVRVERHPW, encoded by the coding sequence ATGCGCCGATGGGATGACGCTGGGTTCGCTCCGGCACCGGTCGATGACACCCGTCATCATCATTTGTCGCTGCTGTTGGTCGAAGACGACCCCGGCGATGCCCTCCTGGTCGAGGAACTCGTCTCCGATGCCCTGACCGAGGCGACCGTCATCTGGGTTCCATCGATGGCGGAAGCCGAACGCCGCCTGGCGGCGAGCCGCCCGGATTGCGTGCTCCTGGACATGAACCTGCCCGACACCATGGGCAATACCGCGCTCAAGCGGATGGCAGCGCTGGACCCGACCCTGCCCATCGTGGTGCTCACGGGTCTGGCCGACGAGCACTTCGGGATGTCCGCGGTGGCCTCCGGCGCGCAGGATTACCTGGTCAAGGGCCGTGTCGAGCCGGAGATGCTGCGCCGAGCCGTGTTGTACGCCGTGGAGCGCAAGCGGGCCGAGTGGACGGCCGTGGAGTTGCACGCCAGCGAATTGCGCGAACGCGAGAACGCCCGGCTCGAGCGCGGCCTACTGCCCTCTCCCCTGCTCCAGGAAGATTCCGGTGTCGATATCGTGGCCCGGTACCGACCCAGCCGGGAAAACGCCCTGGTGGGCGGGGATTTCTACGACTTCGTGCAGACCCCGGACGGCACCGTGCACGTGATGGTCGGCGACGTGGCCGGCCATGGCCCCGACGAGGCCGCGCTGGGCGTCGCGCTGCGCATCGCGTGGCGGGCGCTCACCTTCGCCGGCCTGCGCGGCACCGACCGGATGCGGGAACTCAATCGGATCTTGCAGGTCGAGCGCGCCGGGACCGGCATCTTCGCGACGGTGATGAGTCTGGCCATCCCGCCCGAGGGGCCGCTGATCACCGCGGTCCGCGCCGGGCATCCCGGCATGTTGCTGCACCACCGGGGCACGGTCGACTGGGTGATGCCGCCGGGCGCCCCCGCCCTGGGCGTGCACACCGGCGACTGGCCCGCCGACCGGGTGGAGTTGCCCGCGGGCGCGGGGCTGGTGCTGCTCACCGACGGATTGTTCGAGGGACATGCCGGGCGTGGCACGGCGCGGTTGGGCGAGGACGGTCTGCTGGCCCTCGCGCGCTCGGTGGCGCACCTGCCCGGCGACCAGTTCATCGACGCGCTCATCGAAGGCGCGGAGAACCGCGCCATTGAACACGGCGGGATCACCGACGACATCGCGGTGGTGCGCGTCGAGCGGCATCCCTGGTGA
- a CDS encoding NAD-dependent epimerase/dehydratase family protein, with product MSRALVMGASGNVGACVTRHLAARGDDVRVLLRKTSSTKGIDGLDVQRCYGDIFDAEAVAAAMADRDVVYYCVVDVRAELRDPAPLFRTNVEGLRQVLDIAVGTGLKRFVFLSTIGTIAVDTNGETVDEDTPFNWADRAGSYIESRRQAEQLVLSYARERGLPAVVLNVSNPYGPPDWQPRQGIFVQLAALGRLPCYVRGVGAEVVGIDDAAQAMLLAAERGRVGERYIVSDRFMTQREMVTVAAEAVGAKPPRFGIPVAVVAAVGRIVETIGALTGREVLITSTSVRLLRMTSPADHSKATRELGWTPRPTEESIRRAAEFYVARRQVR from the coding sequence ATGAGCAGAGCGCTGGTCATGGGGGCAAGCGGCAACGTCGGCGCATGCGTCACACGACACCTCGCGGCGCGCGGCGACGACGTCCGCGTGCTACTGCGGAAGACAAGCTCCACCAAGGGAATCGACGGCCTGGACGTCCAGCGTTGCTACGGCGACATCTTCGATGCCGAGGCGGTGGCCGCGGCGATGGCCGATCGTGACGTCGTCTACTACTGCGTGGTCGACGTGCGCGCCGAACTGCGCGATCCGGCCCCGTTGTTCCGCACCAACGTCGAGGGCCTGCGGCAGGTGTTGGACATCGCCGTCGGGACCGGCCTCAAGCGCTTTGTGTTCCTCAGCACCATCGGCACCATCGCGGTGGACACCAACGGCGAGACGGTCGATGAGGACACCCCGTTCAATTGGGCGGACCGTGCCGGCTCCTACATCGAATCACGGCGGCAGGCAGAACAACTCGTGCTGTCCTATGCGCGCGAGCGCGGGTTGCCGGCGGTCGTGCTGAACGTGTCGAACCCCTACGGACCGCCGGATTGGCAGCCCCGGCAAGGCATTTTCGTGCAGCTGGCCGCACTGGGCAGGCTGCCGTGCTATGTCCGCGGCGTCGGTGCCGAGGTGGTCGGCATCGACGACGCGGCCCAAGCGATGCTGCTGGCCGCCGAGCGCGGCCGGGTGGGGGAGCGGTACATCGTTTCCGACCGCTTCATGACCCAGCGCGAAATGGTCACCGTCGCGGCCGAGGCCGTCGGGGCCAAACCGCCCCGGTTCGGTATCCCGGTCGCGGTCGTGGCCGCCGTGGGGCGGATCGTGGAGACCATCGGGGCACTGACCGGCCGCGAGGTCCTGATCACCAGCACCAGCGTGCGACTTCTCCGGATGACCTCACCGGCCGACCACAGCAAGGCCACCCGGGAGCTGGGGTGGACGCCCAGGCCCACCGAGGAGTCCATTCGACGCGCCGCCGAGTTCTACGTCGCGCGCCGTCAGGTGCGTTGA
- a CDS encoding acyl-CoA dehydrogenase family protein, whose translation MPVDRLLPSDEARDLIALARDIADKTLLPRVDECERDETYPDGVFATLGEAGLLSLPYPEEWGGGGQPYEVYLQVLEEIAARWAAVAVAVSVHSLSCHPLMAFGTDQQKSEWLPEMLGGNTIGAYSLSEPQAGSDAAALTCKAVAADDGYRITGEKAWITHGGIADFYNLFARTGTGSQGISCFLVPGTADGLTFGKPEEKMGLHAVPTTAAHYDNVPIPAERRIGDEGQGLQIAFSALDSGRLGIAAVAVGLAQAALDDAVAYSQERSTFGRKIIDHQGLGFVLADMAAAVDSARATYLDAARRRDAGLPYSRNASVAKLVATDAAMKVTTDAVQVLGGVGYTRDYRVERYMREAKIMQIFEGTNQIQRLVISRDLAKGR comes from the coding sequence GTGCCTGTCGATCGACTCCTACCCAGTGACGAAGCGCGCGACCTGATCGCCCTGGCCCGCGACATCGCGGACAAGACCCTGTTGCCGCGCGTCGACGAGTGTGAACGCGACGAGACCTACCCCGACGGGGTGTTCGCCACCCTCGGGGAGGCCGGGCTGCTGAGCCTGCCGTACCCGGAGGAATGGGGCGGCGGTGGCCAGCCCTACGAGGTGTACCTGCAGGTGCTGGAGGAGATCGCGGCACGCTGGGCCGCCGTTGCGGTCGCGGTCAGCGTGCACAGCCTGTCCTGTCATCCGCTGATGGCCTTCGGTACCGATCAGCAGAAGTCCGAGTGGCTCCCGGAGATGTTGGGCGGCAACACCATCGGTGCCTACAGCCTGTCCGAACCCCAGGCCGGCTCGGACGCGGCCGCGCTGACCTGCAAGGCGGTGGCCGCCGACGACGGATACCGGATCACCGGCGAGAAGGCCTGGATCACCCACGGCGGGATCGCGGACTTCTACAACCTGTTCGCGCGCACCGGCACCGGCTCCCAGGGCATCTCCTGCTTCCTGGTGCCGGGCACCGCGGACGGGCTCACCTTCGGCAAGCCCGAGGAGAAGATGGGCCTGCACGCCGTCCCCACCACGGCCGCCCACTACGACAATGTCCCGATCCCCGCCGAGCGACGCATCGGCGACGAGGGACAGGGCCTGCAGATCGCCTTCAGCGCACTGGATTCGGGCCGGCTGGGTATCGCCGCGGTGGCGGTCGGACTCGCCCAGGCCGCTCTCGACGACGCCGTAGCCTACAGCCAGGAGCGAAGCACCTTCGGGCGCAAGATCATCGACCACCAGGGCCTCGGTTTCGTGCTGGCCGACATGGCCGCGGCGGTGGACTCCGCCCGCGCCACCTATCTGGACGCGGCGCGGCGCCGCGATGCCGGGCTGCCGTACTCGCGTAACGCCTCGGTGGCCAAGCTGGTCGCCACCGATGCCGCGATGAAGGTCACCACCGACGCGGTTCAGGTCCTCGGCGGTGTCGGCTACACCCGGGACTACCGGGTGGAGCGGTACATGCGGGAGGCCAAGATCATGCAGATCTTCGAGGGCACCAACCAGATTCAGCGGCTGGTCATCAGCCGGGACCTGGCCAAAGGGCGCTGA
- a CDS encoding phosphotransferase, whose protein sequence is MLTADQIAARTDRALRAAEAAGRSLGLTVTDPRVLHDVFSVVVHLAPAPVVVRVPTVLPPAYTRSPERQAAQQHSELSVAGWLADRGHPVVAPSPLVPRQPVRRDGFSMTFWQYAEELPNGEPDIVAGCAQTARLHAALRDYGGPGLGFWTPFNGFIPAALAALDGQADLVDAADLARARQEWAVLRPVLESRSGFDAAFPGRGTQTIHGDAPFYNMIRTADGLTWADFELVTAGPVESDLAMAGPAGIEAYNEAAAACGLRRLDERVLRVTEAAARLGTVAALAMAPELPLLLDALAPVLEQWRCTPPLTSAIWTE, encoded by the coding sequence ATGCTCACCGCTGATCAGATCGCCGCTCGCACCGACCGCGCGCTGCGCGCCGCCGAGGCCGCCGGCCGCTCGCTCGGGCTCACCGTGACCGATCCGCGTGTGCTGCACGACGTGTTCTCCGTGGTCGTCCACCTCGCACCCGCGCCGGTGGTGGTCCGCGTGCCCACCGTGCTACCGCCGGCCTATACGCGTTCTCCCGAGCGCCAGGCGGCCCAACAACATTCGGAGCTTTCGGTGGCGGGATGGCTGGCCGACCGAGGCCATCCCGTGGTCGCGCCCAGCCCACTGGTGCCCCGGCAACCCGTGCGGCGGGACGGCTTTTCGATGACGTTCTGGCAGTACGCCGAGGAGCTTCCGAACGGCGAGCCCGACATCGTGGCCGGCTGCGCCCAGACCGCCCGCCTGCACGCCGCCCTGCGCGACTACGGCGGTCCCGGCCTTGGCTTTTGGACCCCGTTCAACGGTTTCATCCCGGCGGCGCTGGCCGCGCTGGACGGGCAAGCTGACCTGGTGGACGCCGCCGATCTCGCACGGGCGCGCCAGGAGTGGGCCGTCCTGCGCCCGGTGCTGGAATCCCGCTCCGGTTTCGACGCGGCCTTTCCCGGCCGGGGGACCCAGACCATCCACGGCGATGCGCCGTTCTACAACATGATCCGCACCGCCGACGGGCTCACGTGGGCCGACTTCGAACTGGTCACGGCCGGACCGGTGGAATCCGATCTGGCGATGGCCGGCCCGGCGGGGATCGAGGCGTACAACGAGGCCGCCGCCGCCTGCGGTCTGCGTCGGCTCGACGAGCGGGTGCTGCGGGTCACCGAGGCCGCCGCCCGGCTGGGCACCGTGGCCGCCCTGGCGATGGCGCCCGAGCTGCCGCTGCTGCTCGACGCCCTGGCACCGGTGCTCGAGCAGTGGCGCTGCACACCGCCGCTCACCTCGGCGATCTGGACGGAGTGA
- a CDS encoding response regulator, with product MTSGDGPIDVLLVEDDPGDELITREAFEHNKINNTLHVARDGEEGLDFLYRRGGYAEAPRPDLILLDLNLPKYDGRELLQTIKSDPDLCHIPVVVLTTSSAEEDILRSYKLHANAYVTKPVDLDQFMSAVRQIDEFFVQVVRLPQF from the coding sequence ATGACAAGCGGCGATGGTCCGATCGATGTCTTGTTGGTCGAGGACGACCCGGGTGACGAGCTCATCACCCGAGAAGCGTTCGAGCACAACAAGATCAACAACACCTTGCACGTCGCCCGCGACGGTGAGGAGGGCCTGGACTTTTTGTACCGGCGCGGCGGTTATGCCGAAGCGCCGCGGCCGGACCTGATCCTGCTCGACCTGAACCTGCCCAAGTACGACGGCCGCGAACTGTTGCAGACCATCAAGTCCGATCCGGACCTGTGCCACATCCCGGTGGTGGTCCTGACCACGTCCTCGGCCGAGGAAGACATCCTGCGCAGCTACAAGCTGCACGCCAACGCCTACGTGACCAAGCCGGTCGACCTCGACCAGTTCATGAGTGCGGTGCGCCAGATCGACGAGTTCTTCGTCCAGGTGGTGCGGCTACCTCAGTTCTAG
- a CDS encoding sensor histidine kinase — MVSPIRRFQPTVQGWLVLVLSLTGVVVLICGVATALLLSRTDQVSRELSEEIQPARVAAYQVQAALGDQESAVRGYLIAADPQFLEPYHAGRAAEARAAAEIRERVADRPQLLADLDAIEEAAATWRATYAEPQIARVPAGSRPDFDSLAAEQGKVQFDRIRGLFEVQSEHLFEARTAGMTDLARAQAWRNGVLITMLVAILCTALLLAVLMRKAVTRPLEALAAACRRITEGNFGERIVAQGPRDIRAIAADVEDMRQRIVDELEVSRSGRAVLAQQAEALDEQAVELRRSNAELEQFAYVASHDLQEPLRKVASFCQLLEKRYGDQLDDRGHEYIKFAVDGAKRMQVLINDLLTFSRVGRLNTMPSEVDLNAAFDEAVDNLSTAVEDSGVQIQRPEQPLPTVTGDATLLTMVFQNLLGNAVKFRRPELPPRVVVECVPDPGGDDAGWLISVSDNGIGIPEEFSEKVFVIFQRLHGRDVYSGTGIGLALCKKIVEYHGGTIWIDPSYTDGTRFCFTLPHTVTDGAAVEQEGTRL, encoded by the coding sequence CTGGTGAGCCCTATCCGCCGCTTTCAACCCACCGTGCAGGGCTGGCTGGTGCTGGTGCTGTCGCTGACCGGCGTGGTGGTGCTCATCTGCGGGGTGGCCACCGCCCTGTTGCTCAGCCGCACCGACCAGGTCTCCCGCGAACTCAGTGAGGAGATCCAGCCGGCGCGGGTAGCGGCCTACCAGGTCCAGGCAGCGCTCGGTGATCAGGAGTCCGCGGTGCGCGGTTACCTGATCGCCGCGGATCCACAGTTCCTGGAGCCCTATCACGCCGGCCGGGCCGCCGAGGCCCGGGCCGCCGCCGAGATCCGCGAGCGGGTCGCCGACCGTCCGCAACTGCTCGCCGATCTCGATGCGATCGAAGAGGCCGCGGCCACGTGGCGCGCCACGTATGCCGAACCGCAGATCGCCAGGGTCCCCGCGGGATCGAGGCCGGATTTCGACTCCCTCGCCGCCGAGCAGGGCAAGGTTCAGTTCGACCGAATCCGAGGTCTCTTCGAGGTCCAGAGCGAGCATCTCTTCGAGGCGCGCACCGCCGGGATGACCGACCTGGCCCGGGCCCAGGCCTGGCGCAACGGCGTGCTGATCACGATGCTGGTCGCGATCCTGTGCACCGCGCTGCTGCTGGCGGTGTTGATGCGCAAGGCGGTGACCCGACCCCTGGAAGCGCTCGCGGCGGCCTGCCGACGAATCACCGAGGGCAACTTCGGGGAGCGCATCGTCGCGCAGGGACCCCGGGACATCCGCGCCATCGCCGCCGATGTCGAAGACATGCGGCAGCGCATCGTCGACGAGCTCGAGGTGTCCCGTTCGGGCCGCGCGGTACTCGCCCAGCAGGCCGAGGCACTCGACGAGCAGGCCGTGGAGTTGCGTCGGTCCAACGCCGAACTCGAACAGTTCGCCTACGTGGCTTCGCATGACCTCCAGGAGCCGCTGCGCAAGGTCGCCTCGTTCTGTCAGCTGCTCGAGAAGCGCTACGGCGACCAACTCGACGACCGGGGCCACGAGTACATCAAGTTCGCCGTCGACGGCGCCAAGCGGATGCAGGTCCTGATAAACGACCTGCTGACGTTCTCGCGGGTGGGCCGGCTCAACACCATGCCGTCCGAGGTGGACCTCAACGCCGCATTCGACGAGGCCGTGGACAATTTGTCGACGGCGGTCGAGGACTCCGGGGTCCAGATCCAGCGACCCGAACAACCACTGCCGACGGTGACCGGCGACGCCACGTTGTTGACGATGGTGTTCCAGAACCTGCTCGGCAACGCGGTGAAGTTCCGGCGACCGGAGCTGCCGCCCCGGGTTGTCGTCGAGTGCGTCCCGGACCCCGGCGGTGACGATGCGGGCTGGTTGATCAGCGTCTCGGACAACGGCATTGGGATCCCCGAGGAGTTCAGCGAAAAGGTCTTCGTGATCTTTCAACGGTTACACGGGCGTGACGTCTACTCTGGTACCGGAATCGGGCTGGCGCTCTGTAAGAAGATCGTGGAATATCACGGCGGCACCATCTGGATCGACCCGTCGTACACCGACGGGACCAGATTCTGCTTCACACTGCCGCACACTGTCACCGACGGTGCCGCGGTCGAACAGGAAGGAACTCGCCTATGA
- a CDS encoding TetR/AcrR family transcriptional regulator, producing MQPSSATTFGTARRTQLFDELLALFLSEGFAHLTLDDIAARLRCSKSTLYTLADSKDGLVVAATVHFFRGATAAVESQVAAVDGARERITTYLAAVGRALDAASAQFMADLGAFGPAREVYETNTAIAAQRVQELIADGVAAGDFRDVHAAFAGELAATMMVGIQQGRVRAATGLDDAAAYRELAAILTGGINA from the coding sequence GTGCAGCCCAGCTCCGCCACCACCTTCGGTACCGCCCGTCGGACCCAACTCTTCGACGAACTGTTGGCGCTGTTCCTGTCCGAAGGGTTCGCACACCTGACCCTCGACGACATCGCCGCGCGGCTGCGCTGCTCGAAATCCACGCTGTACACGCTCGCCGACAGCAAGGACGGCCTGGTGGTCGCGGCAACCGTGCACTTCTTCCGCGGTGCCACCGCGGCCGTCGAAAGCCAGGTGGCGGCGGTCGACGGCGCCCGTGAGCGCATCACCACCTACCTGGCGGCGGTGGGCCGGGCCCTGGACGCGGCCTCGGCCCAGTTCATGGCCGACCTCGGGGCCTTCGGGCCGGCTCGCGAGGTGTACGAGACCAACACCGCCATCGCCGCCCAGCGGGTCCAGGAGCTGATCGCCGACGGCGTGGCCGCCGGCGACTTCCGAGACGTGCACGCCGCCTTCGCCGGAGAGCTCGCGGCGACGATGATGGTCGGCATCCAGCAGGGTCGGGTCCGGGCGGCCACCGGCCTCGACGACGCCGCCGCCTATCGCGAGCTCGCGGCGATTCTCACCGGCGGCATCAACGCCTGA
- a CDS encoding DUF309 domain-containing protein: protein MADRDRDELGKARNLRPRDALGRPLPYGAEGVARIPEDLTLAPEETLTYAQELLDDALAFNAHEVLEAAWKNAPAAERRMWQALAQLAVGITHIQRGNRTGATAILRRAAAGLGEADSPDTHGVDIDGLVRHALGLAEDLLHDNEIAEERLRPVLRRDATR from the coding sequence ATGGCCGACCGTGACCGCGACGAGCTGGGGAAGGCGCGCAACCTGCGGCCCCGCGACGCGCTGGGCCGCCCGTTGCCCTATGGCGCCGAAGGCGTCGCCCGGATACCCGAGGATCTGACCCTGGCACCCGAGGAGACGCTGACCTACGCCCAGGAGCTTCTGGACGACGCTCTGGCGTTCAATGCGCACGAGGTGCTCGAGGCCGCTTGGAAGAACGCGCCGGCCGCCGAACGCCGGATGTGGCAGGCGTTGGCGCAACTGGCGGTGGGAATCACCCATATCCAGCGGGGGAACCGCACCGGCGCGACGGCCATCCTGCGGCGCGCGGCCGCCGGGCTCGGCGAGGCCGATTCCCCCGACACCCACGGCGTGGACATCGACGGACTCGTCCGGCACGCGCTGGGGCTGGCCGAGGATCTGCTGCACGACAACGAGATTGCCGAAGAACGGCTGCGTCCCGTCTTGCGCCGGGACGCGACGCGGTGA
- a CDS encoding LLM class F420-dependent oxidoreductase, whose amino-acid sequence MRFAITHPMHSHPYHPDVVSGAGITAIAAAAEQAGIHGFGFTDHPAPSQRWLEHGGHDALDPFVAMSFAAAHTSRLRLIPNIVVLPYRNPFVVAKAAATLDLLSDGRFTLAVGVGYMRKEFEALGVDYEQRAELFEEALRAIRAAWTTDDLSFEGKHFTARGITAHPRPVAQPHPPIWIAGNTAAARERVVRYGDGWCPFPAPPGLARTAKTAPIDSVERLRALIADLHARLEAAGRDPAAVDVAFSPFYPKGPGDADFNADEFLAGLEELVGAGVTWVNIHIPGDGVRAATEALDRFRATVIEAL is encoded by the coding sequence GTGCGCTTCGCCATCACCCACCCCATGCATTCGCATCCGTACCACCCCGATGTGGTGTCGGGCGCCGGAATCACCGCGATCGCCGCCGCCGCCGAGCAGGCCGGCATCCACGGCTTCGGATTCACCGACCACCCGGCGCCCTCGCAGCGCTGGCTCGAGCACGGGGGACACGACGCGCTCGACCCGTTCGTGGCAATGAGTTTCGCGGCGGCCCACACCAGCAGGCTGCGGTTGATCCCGAACATCGTGGTACTGCCGTACCGCAATCCGTTCGTGGTTGCCAAGGCTGCCGCCACGTTGGACCTGCTGTCCGACGGACGGTTCACGCTGGCCGTCGGCGTCGGATACATGCGCAAGGAGTTCGAGGCGCTCGGTGTCGACTACGAGCAGCGGGCGGAGCTGTTCGAGGAGGCGCTGCGGGCCATCCGGGCCGCCTGGACCACCGACGATCTCTCCTTCGAGGGCAAGCACTTCACCGCCCGCGGCATCACCGCGCATCCGCGTCCGGTGGCGCAGCCGCACCCCCCGATCTGGATAGCCGGCAACACCGCAGCGGCGCGCGAACGCGTGGTCCGCTACGGCGACGGTTGGTGCCCCTTCCCGGCCCCGCCCGGGCTGGCCCGCACGGCGAAGACCGCGCCCATCGACTCCGTCGAGCGACTGCGCGCGCTGATCGCGGATCTACACGCCCGACTGGAAGCCGCCGGGCGCGATCCGGCCGCGGTGGACGTGGCCTTCTCGCCGTTCTACCCCAAGGGGCCCGGCGACGCCGACTTCAACGCCGACGAGTTCCTCGCCGGATTGGAGGAATTGGTCGGCGCCGGGGTCACGTGGGTGAACATCCACATTCCCGGCGACGGGGTGAGGGCGGCCACCGAGGCGCTGGACCGGTTCCGCGCCACGGTGATCGAGGCGCTCTAG
- a CDS encoding MFS transporter produces the protein MSYLGELRTNWQPLAAATAGLSAGLSLTAYTNAVMAPQFLAEFGWSRSQFALTGVIALLTFVFLPVYGRLTDLFGVRRIAIAGVIGLPAGWAAYALMSGPIWQYFAITIAMIGLGVATTPAIYSRVVATCFDKMRGLALAIAISGPPLLGAVGAPAVDAINRTHGWRAGCLVIAAAIAVIGALALLLLPAEDPDVRRDRRSVKAGQDYRLIARSPVFWILLGGVLLCNLYHTITTTQLGVVLGDSVGSGEAVAVLVSVFAGAVIVGRFVCGIALDRLPPHLVAAVAMALPGVGCLIIATSWDTFTALVVAVCCLGAAWGAEGDVIAYLVARRFSLQIYSTVLSILSAAIGVSSALGALILSRTLQSSPSFNGFLILAGIAAFVGGALFLLLGRGRRVVPETDDAAADVAVESAEPTG, from the coding sequence ATGAGCTACCTGGGCGAGTTGCGGACGAACTGGCAGCCACTGGCGGCGGCGACGGCCGGGCTCAGCGCGGGGCTTAGCCTGACCGCGTACACGAATGCGGTGATGGCGCCCCAGTTCCTCGCGGAGTTCGGTTGGAGCCGTTCGCAGTTCGCCCTGACCGGGGTCATCGCCCTGCTGACGTTCGTGTTCCTGCCGGTGTACGGCCGGCTCACCGACCTGTTCGGGGTGCGCCGGATCGCCATCGCCGGGGTGATCGGGCTGCCGGCCGGCTGGGCCGCCTACGCGCTGATGTCCGGGCCCATCTGGCAGTACTTCGCCATCACGATCGCGATGATCGGACTGGGCGTCGCCACCACGCCGGCCATCTACAGCCGTGTGGTCGCAACGTGTTTCGACAAGATGCGCGGTCTGGCGCTGGCGATCGCCATCTCTGGGCCGCCGCTGCTCGGCGCCGTGGGCGCTCCGGCCGTCGACGCGATCAACCGTACCCACGGCTGGCGCGCGGGGTGTCTGGTCATCGCCGCCGCGATCGCCGTCATCGGTGCCCTGGCGCTGCTACTGCTGCCCGCCGAGGATCCGGATGTGCGGCGCGATCGCCGCAGCGTCAAAGCCGGCCAGGACTACCGGTTGATCGCGCGCAGCCCGGTCTTCTGGATCCTGCTGGGCGGTGTATTGCTGTGCAACCTGTACCACACGATCACCACCACCCAGCTCGGCGTCGTGCTGGGTGATTCGGTGGGGTCCGGCGAGGCCGTGGCCGTGTTGGTGTCGGTGTTCGCCGGCGCCGTGATCGTCGGCCGGTTCGTCTGCGGCATCGCCCTCGACCGGCTGCCCCCACACCTGGTCGCGGCCGTGGCGATGGCCCTGCCCGGCGTCGGCTGCCTGATCATTGCGACCTCCTGGGACACCTTCACCGCGCTCGTGGTGGCGGTGTGCTGTCTGGGCGCGGCCTGGGGCGCCGAGGGGGACGTCATCGCCTACCTGGTGGCCCGACGATTCTCGTTGCAGATCTACAGCACGGTACTGAGCATCCTGTCGGCCGCCATCGGGGTCTCGTCGGCGCTGGGCGCGCTGATCCTGAGCCGCACCCTGCAGAGCAGTCCGAGCTTCAACGGCTTCCTCATCCTCGCCGGCATCGCCGCCTTCGTCGGCGGCGCGCTGTTCCTCCTGCTGGGCCGTGGCCGGCGCGTGGTTCCAGAAACCGACGACGCCGCAGCCGATGTAGCGGTCGAGTCCGCGGAGCCCACCGGCTAG
- a CDS encoding DUF732 domain-containing protein — protein MRTPKIAFRAGIAALTVGASLGGVTLPAAAWPTPLTDVEIRFLDSARASFPAGDDQLLLMGKQMCRLLYTGSSAADAIAATAGPNGATPEQAGGVLNAARATMCTQAPG, from the coding sequence GTGCGCACACCAAAAATCGCATTCCGGGCCGGGATCGCCGCGCTGACCGTGGGTGCGTCGCTGGGCGGCGTGACCCTGCCGGCCGCGGCGTGGCCCACCCCGCTGACCGACGTCGAGATCCGCTTCCTCGACTCCGCCCGCGCCAGTTTCCCGGCCGGCGACGACCAGCTGCTACTGATGGGCAAGCAAATGTGCCGCCTGCTCTACACCGGCAGTTCGGCCGCGGACGCCATCGCCGCCACGGCGGGGCCGAACGGGGCCACCCCCGAGCAGGCCGGCGGGGTGCTCAACGCGGCGCGCGCGACCATGTGCACGCAGGCGCCGGGCTGA